GAGCAGCCCGTGCGCGGCCACGAACGGCGCCGTCAGCCGCACCGCGAGCACGCTGGAGCCCAGGTCCAGGAGCAGCCGCGCGGAAACCGGCGCGCCGCCCGCCGGCGTGATCCGGGCCTGCACCATGGGGATGCGCAGCGCGAGCGACACCGGCACCTCCACGCCCGGCCCGCGGTACTCGTAGCCGTCGGGGTCGTACAGCCGCAGCCGGCGCGCGGCGTAGTCGATCTCCACCACGTACCGGCTGATGAAGTCGTATCCCAGCGTGCCGCGGATGTCCGTGCCCCGCGAGCGCGAAACGGCCTCGAGCGGGACGAGCGCCACCGTCACGTCGCGCATCCGTACGGGTCCCACGGCGATCGAGTCCGCCTGCCCCAGGCTGATGCCGAAGGTGCCGGACCCCTGCACCTGCGCCCGCCCGGGAAGCACCCGCACGTGCGCCGCCGACGGAGCCCACGCCGCGTCGAGCGACGAGACGCTGGAGCCGGTGTCGAGCAGCAGCCAGCCGCGCACCCCGTTCACCGACGCGTCCAGCATGACGTGGTCGCCGCGCAGCACGAACGGGATCTCGGCCACCAGCGTGTTCGCGGCGGCCGCCGGTGCGGGTGAAGCGATCGTGGCGACGCTCATGGGAAGATGCGGGAGAATGGTGGCGGCCAGGAGAGCCGTGCAGAGAAGCGGTTGGAGCATCGGGGGTGTCTCCGGCGGGCGTGAGATGTGAATCAAGATTCGCAAATCGAATATGCGAACGTGAATTCACATCTGTCAAGCATCTCGTGCCCGATGCTGGCGACACACGAAAACCGCCGCCCCCGGTTGCTCCGGAGGCGGCGGTTCGTGGTCTGTCCCTGTCCCTGTTCCCTATCCCCTGCAGTTCACCACTGCACCGTCCCCTGCTTGGACGTGTCGACCTTCTCGGTCTCGCCGGTGCCGAAGAAGAACTCGGTGGTCTGGTCCGTGAGGAACTTGCGGGACTCCGGGTCGCGCAGGTTCAGGCCGTAGTGGTTGATGAGCGCCGTCTGGCGCTGCAGCCACTGCGCCCAGCAGTCCTGGCACACCTCGGCCTGCAGCTTCTTCCCCAGGTCGTTGTTGAACGGGGGCCAGGCGAGCCCCGGCCTGGTCTGCCCGCAGCGCACGCACGTGACGTCGGCCATCTTTCGTCTCTCGATCTTTCTCGTTCAGTTGCGCGCACGGTGCGCGGCGCCGGAATATACCGGCCCGCGCAAGTCGCGTCCAACCCGCACGCCGCAAGCCGCATGGCCGAGCCCATCCCCGCGCGCCTGAGCGACGAAGGCCGCACCGCCACCTGGAACCCGGCGCTCACCCGCGCCGCGCACGTCCTCCTGCGCGTGCGCCGCGAGGACGGCAGCGTCGAGGAGCGCCGCTCCATGAACAGCGGCCGCGCCAAGGTCCGCGACGGCGAGTGCATCGAGCAGGTCGCCGCGGCGGAGGAGTAGGCGCGCGCGATCCTTTCTCGCATCTCCCGGGTTTTTCAGCAGGGCTCTCACGAGGTCACCTCTTTGCCCCTTGCGATACCAGATCCGGGCGGAAGAATCAGTGCATCTCGCCGAGTCACGTGCTGCGGCGGCGATAGATCCTTCGGCCTGCAAGCGCTTGCGCCGATTCTGGTCAGGGCGTGGCCGGCCTCAGGATGACGTCGGGGTTGGCGCAGCGAGGATGCACGAACTGAATCCCCGGATTTGGTGTGAGAGCTTGCGGTGTTCGGTGAGACGATGCATCGGCGGGGGATGGGGATCATCTGTCCCACGTGTACCAGACTTGCCACGGAATTCGACTCTGCTACTCATCTCCCGATGTCTCCCGTTTCTTCGTAACTGGTTGCGGGAGATGGAGATGAAGCCACGGCACGGCGGCCGGTCTGGCGATTGCCCTATGGCTCGCCGACGCGGAACACTGCTTCCGCGGACCACGCCGCCGGTATCGGCCAGAGCGGTTCCCTTCGGCCTCCTTCCTCACCGGCGCACCCGCCTGCCCCCCGCCGGGCCCAAACCCGGTCCTCTTCCGCGGCGGTACCCGCGCCCGCACCGGCCCTGAGACGGCCGGAGCGAGCGGGCCGGGTGCCGATCCGCCCCTTCCACAGCGGCACGACATCCCCGCACGGCCCCGCCCGGCAACGGCAACGAGGCGCGCGTCCAGCATGGCACGACTCGGCGCCCCGGCTCGGACATGAGCCGGGGCGCCGCCTGTCACGCCGCGCCATTCTCGGCCGCGGCGCGGGGTCACAGCTCCGGGTCGCCTCCGCCAACGCCGGTGCAGAGGAACGACGTGCGCGTGCGCAGGCACGAGCCCGGCGGGTCGGTTCCGAGGTTCTCGGGGCAGATGCCGCCCGGCCGGATGCGGATGTACGTGCCGTCGTAGCGCCGGAGACGGATCTCGTACTCCTCGTTGTAGACGTTGCGCTGGTTGCACAGGATGCTGATGGCCACGTCCTCGCCCAGCCGGACGGCCTCCTGGTGGTCGGTGCGCCAGTGCACGCCCGCCCACAGGCGCGCGATCCCGACGTTGTCCACCAGCTTGTTGATCTCCCCCTCCAGCGTCAGCGCGGTGTCGCCGCTGGGGTCGAACTGCGTCAGCGCCAGCCCGTCGTCGGTGGGCACCACCGGGTTCAGGATCAGGTAGTCGCCGGGGAAGAACGCCTTCAGGATGGTTCCCAGCGCCCCCGCCACGGTGGAGTGCCCCGAGCCGTACGACGGGTGCAGCGGGCTCCCCTCGGCGAACGCCTGCGGGAGCAGGTAGGTGCCGCCCTCGGGGAAGCGCCGCAGGTTGGCGTTCTGCTGCAGGTTGTGCGGGAAGATCCGCGGCGTCAGCACGTTGGCGTCGAGCCGCGCGAAGTTGGCGGCGTGGAAGGGGTACGCCGTGGCCCCCACCTTCTGGTTGTGGATGCGCCCGCCGAACTCCTCGGGGCGCAGCCGCCGGTGCACCGCCCACTTCTGGTACCACACCGCCTTCAGCGCCCGGTTCATCGTCTCCACCAGCAGCGAGATCAGGTGCGGCTTGCCGAAGGTGGAGAAGCCCTCCTGGGTGACCGACTTCCCCGGGAACTGCTGCTGGAACGCCGTGGCGGAGTTCACGTACGGCAGGCAGCGCGCGTACTCCACCCCGCGCCCCGCCGCCTCCTCGCACCGCCGCAGCGGCTCGGCGGGCGAGCAGAGCTGCAGCGCGGCGTTCAGGAACGCGTTGAAGGTCGAGTCCACGTGCACGAACGCCGTGAGGTCGCGCCCGTTGCGGATCCAGCGCCGCGTGTCGTCGCACGCCGTCTGGTCGCGGTCGCACCCGTCCTGCACCGCCAGCCACTCGTTGTAGGCGGTCAGGTAGTCGATCCCCGGCTGCACCGTGCGGATGCGCCCGGGGATGCGCTGCGCGCCGTACGGCGTGTCCATGTAGAAGAACTGCGAGACGTACGGCCCCACCTGGCTTCCCGGCGTGATGCCGCGGAAGAGCACGTCGTTGCTGGCGGTGGGGGCGAAGATGCAGGCGTAGCCGGCCAGGTCGGTGCGGGCGGCGGTGATCAGCGGGTCGGTGGCGTACTGGGTGAAGGCCACGTCACGCGCCAGCGCCTGCCAGTACAGCTCCGCGATCTCGGAGATCTCCTCGGCGCTGCTGAACTTGGGCGCCGGGGGAAGGCAGAGGGCGTGCGAGTCGAAGCCCTCCAGGTCGAACGCGAACGCCGACTGCGGGTCCACCAGCAGCCGCCGGCGTGCCATGCACTCCAGCTGCGGCGGCACCCCCGACGGGATGGCGGGCATGCAGTCGGGGCAGCACCCCAGGTTGATTCCCTCGAACAGGTTGGGGTTCCGGGTGGCGATGGCCTGCAGCAGCTTGCAGTACTCGTTGCTGTCGACCTCGCCCAGGTTGTTGTGCGGCAGCCCCTTGCTGTAGCTGGCGATGAAGCGGTTGGGGAACGAGGCCTGGAACTCGATCTCGTCGCAGTTGCAGGGGTGGCTGCGCGGCGAGTTGGCCTCGTTGGCCGCCTGCAGCTTCACGGCCCGGCTGAGGTCCTGCCGTTCCTCCGGGCTGCACGGACCGATCTCGCACCCCACGTTGCAGATGGCCGCTGGGGTCGGCGGGTCGGTGGTGCAGGGTGCGGGCGGTACGCAGCCCGCGGGGAGGTTTCGTGGGGGGCACGGGAACGCCATGGAGCACCTGCCTTGTGAAGTGGGGGCAGGACGCGCCGGCGAGAGTCGCCGGCAGCGGAAGGGGGACGGGCAGGGCGGAGGGAGGTGGAGGCGCGGAACAGGCGTTTTCACGTCCCGGCGTAATGCGAGCGCCCTTCGTTGAGCAGTACTCCCGGCGAGTGGGGTTGTTTCGGACAATAGATTAGAAAAACGTTAAGTAAGTTAAAACTGTGTCAACATCAAACACACCACTCGCTAAAACAGTAACAAAAACAGCCTTTTGTTGATCACATAGATCACACTACTCACAGCACCTGTAACAGGATGACCTGTAAGAGGGGGCTCTGTGGTGCGGCCGGCCTCTCGCCGAAGTGCTGTTGCCGGTCGGTCAAAACCCTTCTCTCAGCGGCAGGAACCTAGACCCGCGCAAGAACGTGGGGGACGCTGCTCGGGGCGTTCGGGAGGCGGTTTTGGAGGAGGGGTGGAGGTCCTTCAGGCGGTGCTTCGCGGGCCCTCGCTGGCGCGCGGCAGAGTTCGACTGGGCCGTCACCGCGGCCCGCACTGTGGGAAGTCTACGGGCGCGCGATCGGCTCGGCTGATTCCCGGAAGATGCTCTTCGCGAAGTCGTCGAGGGCGGAAGTACTGTCCGGCTCGAAGGAGTTCCAGGGCGTCTTCCACGGTGCTGCCGTTCAATCACCCCGCGTCGCCCGCGGCGCGTCCACGTGCTCCGCCGAGGATTCCGTGCATCGCCTCGACGAACCGGTCGATCTCGTCCAGCGTGGTGTAGACGTTGGGGGTTACGCGGATGCCCTCGACGCCGGCCCATTTCGTGGGGCTGGTGATGATGCGGTGCTTCGTCCACAGCTCGTCGTAGATCCGCCCGGGCTCGATCCCCTCCACCTGCACCAGCGCGATGGCGTACGCGTGGCCGGGGCGGAGACTCGTATGCAGCCGCACGCGCGGATGCGCCGCGAGCGCGGTGGCCCAGCGGTCGCGCAGGTAGGCCAGCCGCGCGGCCTTGTTCGCGACGCCGATCGCGTGGGTGAACGCCATCGCCTCGGCGACGGCGAGCGCGTTGGCGGCAGGGTGCGTGCCGACGTCCTCAAACTTGCGGATGTCGGCGCGCTTCGCCTCGTCGCTCGCCTGCAGCGGCCAGATCTCCGGGATCTTCTCCCGCCGCACGAACAGCATCCCCGTTCCGTGCGGCGCGTACATCCACTTGTGCAGGCTTGCCGCGTAGAAGTCGCACTCCAGGTCGGCGTGGCGGAAGGGGAAGTGCGCGAACGCGTGGGCGCCGTCCACGATCACGGGGATGCCGCGGCCGCGCGCCATCCGCACCACGGCGCGCACCGGAAGCACCTGTCCGTTCACGAAGCTCATGTGGCTCATGTGGACGAGCTTCGTCCGCGGGGTGATGGCGGATTCGTATCTCCGCACCACCTCCGCCGGGTCGTCGATGGGGATGGGGAGATCCACCGTCCGCAGCACGACACGATCGCGGCGCTCGCGCTGGCGCCACGTCTCGATCATGTGCGGATAGTCCTGCGTGGAGATGACCACCTCGTCGCCCGCCCGCAGGTCGAAGCCCATCTGCAGGATCTGCAGCGCCTCGGTGGCGTTGCGGGTGATGGCGATCTCCTCCGCCTCACATCCGAACATTCGCGCCAGACCGGCGCGCACGGTCTCGCGCTGCGGCTCCAGCACGCGCCACATGGTTTGCACCGGCGCCTCGTTGCTGTAGTCGAGGTACCGCTTCATCGCATCCTGCACCAGCCGCGGCGAGGGACTGACGCCGGCGTTGTTCAGGTTGATGATGCTGCGGTCGACCGTGAACGCCTGCTGCACCGGCACCCAGAACCGCTCGTCGCGCGCGATCTCGTCCGGCCCGCCGCCGAAGCGCGCCAGCTCGTACGCGATGTCGCGCAGCTCGTCGCGCCCGCCGGTGGCGAGCCACGTGGCCGGCGCGGTGCGGCTGAGAGTCGAGAGGAAATCGCGACGCGAGAAAGTCATCGTCGAAGGCGCGGTTGTCGTGCAGAGAGGAGAGCCGTTACCAACTATGCCGGGAGCGCGAAACGGGCGCCAGAGCACCCCGTCTCCGCCCCGTTGCAGGCCACGCGCATGCCCGAGGACGAGCGGCACGACTGCGGCGGCTGGATCGTGCGGACCGGTGCCGAGTACTCCATCGTGCTGTGGCCCACGGCGCGGGTACTGAACGTCCAGAGAGAAGGCAATGAAGTGCAATCCGTTGATTCACATAGCCTGTGGGATGCTGACCGTACTCGCGCTGGCGCTGCCTGCGAGAGCCTCGGCGCAGTCCGCGTGTCCGCCCGACAACTCCGAGGCGCGGGACGTGGCCGGCATGTTCCTGGTGGACCCGGCATTCCAGGAAGAGCGCCAGACTTCCGGCACCACTCTCGTCGACCCGTCGCACCTGCGCGTGCTGAACGACGCGCAGGACGCAGCCGTGTGCAGCCGGCTCTGGTCCGGGATCACCGTCGCTGAGTACCGGTCGGCGCCCTGGCTTCCGGTGTTCTACACGGCAGACGGGTTCTACTTCATCGCCGTGGTGAAGGGCCCGATCGAGCAGACCCGGTTGCGCGTGGAGAACGGCGCCATCAAGGGCGAGATGTACCTGGTTCCCTTCAGCGTGCTCGATCAGGCCTTCACCGTTCGGCTGGACACCGCCCTGTAGCGCAATCCTGGTCGGCTGTGGCCGCGGTGGAACCGAAGCCCCGGGGCGATTCGCTCGCCCCGGGGCTTCGTAGGGACGGGATGCTTCGCCCCTGGTGCGCGCTCTGCCAGCGGCGGTGCACTACCGGCTCGCCGGAGGGCTACAGCCCCTCGTCTTCGACGGACCCGCTTCATGGTGAAGGTCACCCGGTCGGGCCGATTACGCCGTTCTTGTTCCCCCGCTGTCACCCGACGAATATTGCAGCTGCCCACCATCGCTGCCGACCGGGGGCAGCGGTTTTCATCCACATCCGGAATGCGAGGAGATCATGAGAAAGCTCACGCTCAACCTGAACGCGCTGGCGGTGCAGTCGTTCGCGACCGACGCCGCGAGGCCGGGGTTCGGCACGGTGCAGGGGCGGCAGAAGGGGAACACCGGACTGCAGGACACGGACTGCTCGGCGGTGGACGCGTGCCCGTCGGCGCGCGGCTGCAGCGAGCTGGACGAGTGCCGCCGCACGCAGGGCGACAACTGCCCGTCGGCCGCGCTGGACTGCCCGACCTCTCGCGGGTGCAGCAAGGGCCCGGACTGCGACCCGTCCGCCGTGGACGCGTGCATCTCCGAGCGCGGCTGCACGGAGATCGGCTGCCCCGTCGAAGCCTGAGCCATCCCCCCGGCTCGAGGGCGAACCCGCTGCCGGGAACGTGACGAGCCCCGTCCGGTGACGCGCCAGCGTCATCGGACGGGGCTTCAGCACTCAGCACTCAGCACTCAGCACTCAGCACTCAGCACTCAGCACTCAGCACTCAGCACTCAGCACTCAGCACTCAGCACTCAGCACTCAGCACTCTCATCTCACCGGCGCACGAGCGGCCGCCCCACGCTCACGAACGACAGCCCCTGCGTTCCCGCGACGGACACCATCACCGCCTCGATCACGGGCTCGGTGACCTTCTGCGTGGCCGTCCATTCGACCATGAAGTTCGCTCCGGACCCGGCGCTCTCGCCTTCCGGAAGCACGTACTCGGCGGTGGCCAGGGGCGCCAGCCGCAGCGGCGCGCGCAGGTACTCGCGCAGGAACTTCCCGTCCGTCGCATACAGCTGCACGGCCGTCACCACCAGCGGATGGTCGGGATCGGTGTTGCGCACGCTCAGCATGGCGGTGAGCGCGAAGCGGCGCTGCGCGTCGGCGGCGTAGACGTGCGTGTACACCGGCACGTACACCACCTGCCGCACGGTGGCCGCCGCCGAATCGGCGAAGTCCGAGCGATGGGGAATGCGGACCGCCCGCGGCGGTGCCGGGGGCGCGCCGCCGTCCTGCCGCGGCCGCTCCCGCTCGCCGCCGCAGCCGGTCAGGAGCAGCGCCAGCGCCGCCGCCGGCAGCGCCCGGAAGGGGAACGCGAGCATGAGCGATTCTCCGCCTGGGTGGGGAAGAGATGCGGTCCATCCCGTGGAAGCCGGTCGCCGCGGCCCGGCTCAGGCACAGTATGCCGCCGCTCAGGCCGGACCGCCATGCTCCGCGGCGCGCGCGGCCGATCCGGATCACCGGCGTGCCGTGCTGGTACGCTCCCTGCCACCGGCGGCGGCGTACCCACAGCCGGCGGAATCCGTGATCATCGACTGCCACACGCATCTCAACCGCTATACGCCCGACCTTCCGGCCACGCTGGCGGAGCGCCACGCGCAGCTCGGCGCGGCGATGGACGCGCACGGAATCGCCTATGCGCTGGTGCTGACCTCGTACGACGTGAACCCCGAGCGGCCGGACACCGCGGAGGTGCTGGCCGCCGTGGAGGGCGACGCGCGCCTGGGCGTGGTGGCGGGGGTGCGGCACGCGCACCTCACGCGCGACCTGCCGCACCTGCGCGACCTGCTGCGGGGCGGGCGGGTGAAGGGGCTGAAGCTGTATCCGGGTTACGAGCCCTTCCGCCTCTCCGCGCCGGAGATGCGACCCGTGTATGACCTGGCGGCCGAGTTCGGCGTTCCCGTGATGATCCACACGGGCGACACGTTCGACGCGAAGGCGAAGGTGCGCTTCGCCCACCCGCTGGAAGTAGACGACATCGCGGTCGATCACCGCGAGACGAGCTTCGTCATCTGCCACCTGGGGAACCCGTGGCTGCTCGACGCGGCCGAGGTCATCTACAAGAACCCCAACGTCTTCGGCGACCTCTCCGGCTTCACCGTGGGCGACTGGCAGTCGCGCTTCGAGCGGCTGATGGTACAGAAGGTCAACGAGGTCGTGGCCTACGTGAACGATCCGGACAAGCTGATGTTCGGCAGCGACTGGCCGATCTCGGACCTGGGCGGGTACCTGGCGTTCGTCTGGCGGCTGGACCTGACCGACGCCGAGCGCGACGGGATCCTGTGGCGCAACGCGGCGCGCGTGTTCCGCCTCGGGTTCGAGGTGCGCGTGGAGCAGGACGATGGCGGAGCCTGAGCCGCGCGTCGTCGAAGTCCGGGACGAGCGCACGGAGCTCGCCCGGGCCGCGATCGACCTCATCCAGACGTCGATCGGCGACGTGCAGCCGGCGGCGGACCTTCTCTCGGAGATCGAGGAGAGCCGCCGCGCCCTTCCCTCGGGCGGCGACTACCACCTGATCGCGTCGGTGGATGGGGATGGCGAGCCGGTGGCGGCCGCGGCCGGGGTGTTCCTGGAGTCGGTGAACGCGGGGTTCATCACCTACCTGGCGGTGCGCGAGGAGGTGCGCGGCCAGCGCCTGGGCGGCGACCTGCGCGCGCGCCTGGTCGAGTGCTTTCGCGACGACGCGCGGCGCGCGCACGGCGGCCCGCCCGCGTGGACGGTGGGCGAGGTGCGCCGTGAGAGCGCGTGGCTGCGCACGCTGGTGCGCGGCGGCCGCGCGATCCCCTTCGACTTCGGCTACTTCCACCCGTGGATGCCGCTCCGCGCCGAGGGCCGGTACATCCTCTACCGCGAGCCGATCGCCGACGGGCGCCTGGAGGTGAGCGGGCACGAGGTGGCGCGGCTGCTGTTCGCCATCTGGCGGCGCGCGTACCGCATCCGCTACCCGCTGCAGAGCGAGACCTTCTGCTACATGCTCCGCAAGCTCGACGGGCGGGACACGGTCGGCGCGGACCCGGCGTTCGCGGAGGATTGAACCGCGGGCCCTCACCCGAAAAAATGAGAAGGGAGAGACAAAACTGCCGTCTCTCCCTTCTCATTTTTCGACCTCTCCCAAACAGCTGGGAGAGGTGAACCGCAACGGCCGCAGAAGCTCGCGGAGCCCACGCGAATGCCGCGGCCGCAGTCCCGCAGGGACTTTGTGCCGTTGTTGCCCCCGAATTCCATTCGGGGAACCTCAGCCTCAGGGCAATCACCCCACGCCCAGCCAATCCTCGCCCACCGCATACCCCATCTCCCCCAGCCGCGCGGAGATGAGGCCGCGGGCGCCGTGGTTGTTCACGTAGACGAGGACGAACGGGCGCGGATCGCGCTCCGCCAGCCACTCCGGCGCGTGCACGGGCAGGCCCCAGACGCGATGCCCGATCTTGTCGGGATCGATGTCGATCCACGCAGACGGGGCGACGCCGCGCTCCATCGCCAGGCGCGCACGGAGGCGGGAGCGGCGGCCGGCGCCCCAGACGACGACCTCGCGCCCGGCGTGCAGCCGCGGGTCGCGCGCGAGGTAGTCCGCGCGCAGGCGGTCGAAGGCGTCGCGGGCGTAGCGTGCGTCCGTGCGGCTGGTACGCGCACCGCGCTCGCGCCAGCGCAGGAGGACGCGCGGCACCTTGCCCATCCGGTGCCCGCCCGCGTGGAGGCGCAGCCAGAGCTCGTAATCCTCCGGGAACGGCCCGTCCGCGTAGCCGCCGGCCGCGCGCAGAACCTCCGTGCGCGCCATCACCGACGGATGCGCGAACGGCGACTCGACGTAGAGGTTCGCGGCGATCTGCCCGGGCTCGACGCACTCGTTCTGCCAGCGTACGTATTCCAGGTAGCCGCCGCGCACCTCCTCCGGCGGAAACAGCTCCACCTGCGTGCCGCACAGCGCGGCGCCGGGGTGCGCGTCCATCCACTCGCGCTGCGCCCGCAGGCGATCGGGGAGCATCACGTCGTCCGCGTCCATCCGCGCTGCGAGCGGCGCCCGCGCCTCCGCGATCGCCAGGTTCAGCGCCGCGACGAGGCCGACGCGCCCGGGCCGCAGCAGCCGCACGCGCGGATCATCATCTGCCCAACGCTCGACTATCGCCGCCGACTCGTCCGCCGACCCGTCGTCCACCGCGACCAGTTCCCAATCGCTCTCCGTCTGCGCGCGGATGGAGGCGAGGCACTCCGGCAGGAACGCCGCCTCGTCGCGGAAGGGGAGGAGGATGGAGATGGCGGGATCGGGCACGGGCTGCGGTGGTGGTGGCAGTGGATGATCAAGAAGATGCGGATCGAAGCTAACCTCGGGGATGGGAGCTGGCCTCCCACCGGCGACTGAAGTCGCAGCAACAACCACGGGAAGCCTCGCAAACTGCGCGAGGCTGTTCGGCTCGGCAGCCGGCTACGGCTCATGCCCCGCATGTGGCCCGGGCGTTGCGCGGGGGCGCGGCATTCGTTCTAACGACTGACGGGAGGAGACGTGGTGGAAGACGGACTGTTCGCGCCGATGACGATTCGCGGCGTCACGCTGCGCAACCGGATCGGCGTAAGCCCCATGTGCCAGTATTCGTGCGTGGACGGCTTCGCGGCGCCGTGGCACATGGTGCACCTGGGGAGCCGCGCGGTAGGCGGCGCGGGCGCGGT
This genomic interval from Longimicrobium sp. contains the following:
- a CDS encoding aminotransferase class V-fold PLP-dependent enzyme, whose protein sequence is MTFSRRDFLSTLSRTAPATWLATGGRDELRDIAYELARFGGGPDEIARDERFWVPVQQAFTVDRSIINLNNAGVSPSPRLVQDAMKRYLDYSNEAPVQTMWRVLEPQRETVRAGLARMFGCEAEEIAITRNATEALQILQMGFDLRAGDEVVISTQDYPHMIETWRQRERRDRVVLRTVDLPIPIDDPAEVVRRYESAITPRTKLVHMSHMSFVNGQVLPVRAVVRMARGRGIPVIVDGAHAFAHFPFRHADLECDFYAASLHKWMYAPHGTGMLFVRREKIPEIWPLQASDEAKRADIRKFEDVGTHPAANALAVAEAMAFTHAIGVANKAARLAYLRDRWATALAAHPRVRLHTSLRPGHAYAIALVQVEGIEPGRIYDELWTKHRIITSPTKWAGVEGIRVTPNVYTTLDEIDRFVEAMHGILGGARGRAAGDAG
- a CDS encoding glycosyltransferase family 2 protein — encoded protein: MPDPAISILLPFRDEAAFLPECLASIRAQTESDWELVAVDDGSADESAAIVERWADDDPRVRLLRPGRVGLVAALNLAIAEARAPLAARMDADDVMLPDRLRAQREWMDAHPGAALCGTQVELFPPEEVRGGYLEYVRWQNECVEPGQIAANLYVESPFAHPSVMARTEVLRAAGGYADGPFPEDYELWLRLHAGGHRMGKVPRVLLRWRERGARTSRTDARYARDAFDRLRADYLARDPRLHAGREVVVWGAGRRSRLRARLAMERGVAPSAWIDIDPDKIGHRVWGLPVHAPEWLAERDPRPFVLVYVNNHGARGLISARLGEMGYAVGEDWLGVG
- a CDS encoding vanadium-dependent haloperoxidase; protein product: MKLQAANEANSPRSHPCNCDEIEFQASFPNRFIASYSKGLPHNNLGEVDSNEYCKLLQAIATRNPNLFEGINLGCCPDCMPAIPSGVPPQLECMARRRLLVDPQSAFAFDLEGFDSHALCLPPAPKFSSAEEISEIAELYWQALARDVAFTQYATDPLITAARTDLAGYACIFAPTASNDVLFRGITPGSQVGPYVSQFFYMDTPYGAQRIPGRIRTVQPGIDYLTAYNEWLAVQDGCDRDQTACDDTRRWIRNGRDLTAFVHVDSTFNAFLNAALQLCSPAEPLRRCEEAAGRGVEYARCLPYVNSATAFQQQFPGKSVTQEGFSTFGKPHLISLLVETMNRALKAVWYQKWAVHRRLRPEEFGGRIHNQKVGATAYPFHAANFARLDANVLTPRIFPHNLQQNANLRRFPEGGTYLLPQAFAEGSPLHPSYGSGHSTVAGALGTILKAFFPGDYLILNPVVPTDDGLALTQFDPSGDTALTLEGEINKLVDNVGIARLWAGVHWRTDHQEAVRLGEDVAISILCNQRNVYNEEYEIRLRRYDGTYIRIRPGGICPENLGTDPPGSCLRTRTSFLCTGVGGGDPEL
- a CDS encoding retropepsin-like aspartic protease, whose translation is MLQPLLCTALLAATILPHLPMSVATIASPAPAAAANTLVAEIPFVLRGDHVMLDASVNGVRGWLLLDTGSSVSSLDAAWAPSAAHVRVLPGRAQVQGSGTFGISLGQADSIAVGPVRMRDVTVALVPLEAVSRSRGTDIRGTLGYDFISRYVVEIDYAARRLRLYDPDGYEYRGPGVEVPVSLALRIPMVQARITPAGGAPVSARLLLDLGSSVLAVRLTAPFVAAHGLLSAAGYEAPIGTGVGGTVVGRITRLGALEIGGLRVAAPTAGLAERAEGFFGSTMADGTVGAPVFRRTTMVLDYARSRVIFEAGPAFAEPYDTDMSGMGLAAAPDQPVSVEYVIAAGPAADAGIAPGDVLLAIDGRRADAGSLDEIRAMFNADGAHRRLTLRRGTTIREVVLTLRRII
- a CDS encoding DUF3124 domain-containing protein, whose protein sequence is MLAFPFRALPAAALALLLTGCGGERERPRQDGGAPPAPPRAVRIPHRSDFADSAAATVRQVVYVPVYTHVYAADAQRRFALTAMLSVRNTDPDHPLVVTAVQLYATDGKFLREYLRAPLRLAPLATAEYVLPEGESAGSGANFMVEWTATQKVTEPVIEAVMVSVAGTQGLSFVSVGRPLVRR
- a CDS encoding oxidative damage protection protein, which gives rise to MADVTCVRCGQTRPGLAWPPFNNDLGKKLQAEVCQDCWAQWLQRQTALINHYGLNLRDPESRKFLTDQTTEFFFGTGETEKVDTSKQGTVQW
- a CDS encoding amidohydrolase family protein; protein product: MIIDCHTHLNRYTPDLPATLAERHAQLGAAMDAHGIAYALVLTSYDVNPERPDTAEVLAAVEGDARLGVVAGVRHAHLTRDLPHLRDLLRGGRVKGLKLYPGYEPFRLSAPEMRPVYDLAAEFGVPVMIHTGDTFDAKAKVRFAHPLEVDDIAVDHRETSFVICHLGNPWLLDAAEVIYKNPNVFGDLSGFTVGDWQSRFERLMVQKVNEVVAYVNDPDKLMFGSDWPISDLGGYLAFVWRLDLTDAERDGILWRNAARVFRLGFEVRVEQDDGGA